From a region of the Pedosphaera parvula Ellin514 genome:
- a CDS encoding transglutaminase domain-containing protein, whose amino-acid sequence MATFTPPSGRQNLSRAIRFCAILISFLLLCCATTAFADFQIAVTNQWWSEASAKSISQSGTNQAEIVQALRDVPKSQRPGLQFLVENMPRQDLQSLSAAFLLENVAQAYESRDKAPWGKTIPDELFFNYVLPYANINEQREAWRKSLYEKCAPLVKDCKTPGEAAQRLNEKLFPLVKVKYSTQRKKADQSPSESIESGLASCTGLSILLIDACRSVGIPARLVGIPNWADNRGNHTWVEVWDTSWHFTGAAEPDPKGLDHTWFEADAAQATRDSKEHAIYATSFKKTDLPFPLVWAPDLDYISAINVTDNYTPKSKLKHIDKTRLLVKVLDRPAGNRITSKICITDPNDSAVHFEGTSRDEKFDSNDMLAFELLQSHTYKIQVQAGKHTLNHEFATSTNSQQMLVLDLAETATAFTIVTPQLKPKDQAKLKSALTDFFNASLEKQSGWKFDHSLETLLQKNEPAVRQIAWEAYRNADIHQDLKHDYEAKQVRFQKYLSPYTVKYVGQKPAHGWPLFIAMHGGGGTAKEVNDSQWKMMQGYYHDQSSVPGYIYVALRAPNDEWNGFYDDYVYPLVNNLIHQFLIFGETDPNKVFIMGYSHGGYGAFAIGPKMPDHFAAIHASAAAPTDGETSAKTLRNTPFAFMIGEKDDAYGRIERCRAFNETVKKLRGERTDIYPVTMEYQPGYGHGGLPDKDKIKDMYPFIRNPVPTELNWELTDGVIKNFFWLQVPQPAKKQEIQAACHNNRIVVTTTNITVASLLLDGRLIDFSRPVTVELNGHSSTCKLQPSLLTLCESLLERADCDLAFSTKMKLEF is encoded by the coding sequence ATGGCAACGTTCACCCCTCCATCCGGACGACAAAACCTCTCACGCGCGATTCGTTTCTGCGCCATTCTGATCTCCTTCTTGCTACTGTGCTGTGCGACGACTGCATTTGCAGATTTCCAAATCGCCGTCACCAATCAGTGGTGGTCTGAAGCCTCCGCCAAATCCATTTCTCAATCCGGCACGAATCAGGCGGAAATTGTTCAGGCATTGCGCGACGTGCCAAAATCTCAACGCCCCGGCCTGCAATTTCTCGTGGAAAACATGCCTCGACAGGATCTTCAGTCATTGTCAGCAGCATTTCTTCTCGAAAATGTCGCGCAAGCTTATGAATCCCGGGACAAGGCTCCCTGGGGCAAAACCATTCCTGACGAATTATTTTTCAACTACGTGCTCCCCTACGCCAACATCAATGAACAACGCGAAGCCTGGCGCAAATCCTTGTATGAAAAATGCGCTCCTTTGGTAAAGGATTGCAAAACTCCAGGCGAAGCCGCCCAACGTCTGAACGAAAAACTGTTTCCTTTGGTAAAAGTAAAATATTCGACCCAACGCAAAAAGGCCGATCAAAGTCCTTCTGAATCCATCGAAAGCGGCCTCGCTTCCTGCACTGGACTTTCGATCCTGTTAATCGATGCCTGTCGGTCTGTCGGCATTCCCGCCCGTCTCGTAGGCATTCCCAATTGGGCGGACAATCGCGGCAATCATACGTGGGTCGAAGTCTGGGACACAAGCTGGCACTTCACCGGCGCTGCCGAACCCGATCCCAAGGGACTCGACCATACCTGGTTTGAAGCCGACGCCGCCCAGGCCACCAGGGATTCCAAGGAACATGCCATCTACGCCACCAGCTTCAAGAAAACCGATCTCCCCTTCCCCTTGGTCTGGGCTCCCGACCTGGACTATATCAGCGCGATCAACGTAACCGACAATTACACGCCAAAATCAAAATTGAAGCACATCGATAAAACCCGGTTGCTGGTCAAGGTATTGGATCGCCCCGCTGGGAATCGCATTACCTCCAAAATTTGCATCACTGATCCGAATGACTCTGCGGTTCACTTCGAAGGCACCAGTCGCGATGAAAAGTTTGACTCAAATGACATGCTCGCCTTCGAGTTACTTCAGTCACACACCTACAAAATTCAAGTCCAGGCAGGCAAACACACGCTCAACCATGAATTCGCCACCTCCACCAACAGCCAACAAATGCTCGTCCTCGATCTTGCCGAAACCGCTACTGCGTTCACCATCGTAACTCCTCAACTCAAACCAAAGGACCAGGCCAAACTGAAAAGTGCCTTAACCGATTTCTTCAATGCCAGTCTGGAAAAGCAATCTGGATGGAAATTTGACCATAGCCTTGAAACCCTGCTCCAAAAGAACGAACCCGCTGTTCGCCAAATCGCCTGGGAAGCCTATCGCAACGCCGACATTCATCAGGATCTGAAGCACGATTACGAAGCGAAACAGGTTCGTTTCCAAAAATACCTCAGCCCCTACACGGTGAAATATGTCGGCCAAAAGCCAGCCCATGGCTGGCCTCTATTCATCGCCATGCACGGCGGCGGCGGCACCGCCAAGGAAGTCAATGATAGCCAATGGAAAATGATGCAAGGCTATTACCACGACCAATCTTCCGTCCCGGGATACATCTATGTGGCTCTCCGCGCCCCCAACGATGAATGGAACGGATTCTACGATGATTACGTTTATCCGCTGGTGAACAACCTGATTCATCAGTTCCTCATCTTCGGAGAAACTGATCCCAACAAAGTCTTCATCATGGGTTATTCCCACGGCGGCTACGGCGCATTTGCCATCGGCCCCAAAATGCCCGACCACTTCGCCGCCATCCACGCTTCTGCCGCCGCTCCCACCGATGGCGAAACCTCCGCCAAAACGCTTCGCAACACTCCTTTCGCTTTCATGATCGGCGAGAAGGACGATGCCTACGGAAGAATTGAACGCTGCCGCGCTTTCAACGAAACCGTGAAAAAACTCCGCGGTGAACGCACCGATATTTACCCCGTCACCATGGAATATCAACCCGGCTATGGCCATGGCGGCCTCCCTGATAAGGATAAAATCAAGGACATGTATCCTTTCATTCGCAATCCCGTCCCCACCGAACTTAACTGGGAACTTACGGACGGCGTCATCAAAAACTTCTTTTGGCTCCAGGTTCCCCAGCCCGCAAAGAAGCAGGAAATCCAGGCCGCCTGCCATAACAACCGTATCGTTGTCACCACCACGAATATCACTGTTGCCAGTCTGCTTTTGGATGGCCGGCTTATCGACTTCAGTCGTCCAGTCACAGTCGAACTGAACGGCCACTCTTCAACCTGCAAGCTGCAACCGAGCCTGTTGACACTCTGCGAATCCCTTCTCGAAAGAGCCGATTGTGACCTCGCCTTTTCAACCAAAATGAAGCTGGAATTCTAA